One genomic segment of Actinoplanes ianthinogenes includes these proteins:
- a CDS encoding NACHT domain-containing protein: MARSLSYSDAVRLLGGQDSKVVAAIEKIVGGVLLAATPAAPALLGLFDAKSELVRLSHDLVRGLAERRSGLSRFHRTERLEAAHTVLVVAAFFEAMAESPLPFRFGELELTAREQGTLSGAFDDLDPAGHVLTLARRIDSASITRPSPQHSPESFRRVLHRYYRALAESAGRFTAGLAVWEGLSATDRKQFDEAMDALPAHALERYEELFRRLVADFPEVACWASQREHRATRAALAGLEETLRAISTGRAPDQRRQSLARAYRAELGKHIVESGDVPDGLRVPELGEGYVPPRFRVCTVRSAAQVSEESWWADVAIGDDLQEFLIGHLTSPQAVRAPLLVLGQPGSGKSVLTRILAARLPAADFLPVRVVLRDSPVLDEVQDQIEHAIRQTTGERVEWPALARSAGDAMPVILLDGFDELLQAVGVSQTDYLMKVARFQRREADQGRPVAVVVTSRTAVADRARAPEETVALRLEPFDDERVAAWLDIWNRTNAANFAAARLQPLTPETVLRHRGLTGQPLLLLMLALYDADRNALQRAGADLRATELYEQLLRSFALREIGKHRPGLPERELHAAVENELRRLSVVAFAMFNRSVQWVTEADLDRDLAALQICGPVGPGAAAGMRAPLPEAELTLGRFFFIHRTRALPDETAFQTYEFLHATFGEYLVARLTWQVLTDLGARDAASSMSFGAGPAEDDLMRALLSLQPLSARGPILDFLSQIAGATRADRRQSLRELLVRLYRAVNHTPPGIRYADYRPQAPSEPARYATYAANLLLLALCCDRELLGRELYPEPSDPVDDWHAQTLLWRALLSSEGWTGLVETIGLTRIRVDGRRDLRLTIHGSTEVVFDPAWTFHLFPEAQAKTFQLDVLGLDQIRRKAHFQCGILDDMVHHVLTPLAGLPAPLVNSFVEGEQRASAAHLLVDLWANPSAETCERVVDLLTAGLPWTEETYLFVLSALLDRLQAGRTVSPDHLGHIHRRLTVAMAPVSLAARRKINDWAERELDVIDDAYRRRN; the protein is encoded by the coding sequence ATGGCTCGGTCCCTCAGTTACTCCGACGCGGTCCGGCTGCTCGGCGGCCAGGACAGCAAGGTCGTCGCCGCCATCGAGAAGATCGTCGGCGGGGTGCTGCTGGCCGCGACCCCGGCGGCGCCGGCGCTGCTCGGTCTCTTCGACGCCAAGTCCGAGCTGGTCCGGCTCAGCCACGACCTGGTCCGGGGACTCGCCGAGCGGCGCAGCGGCCTGTCCCGGTTCCACCGCACCGAGCGGCTGGAGGCCGCGCACACCGTGCTGGTGGTCGCCGCGTTCTTCGAGGCGATGGCGGAGAGCCCGCTGCCGTTCCGCTTCGGCGAGCTGGAGCTGACCGCGCGCGAGCAGGGCACGCTCAGCGGCGCCTTCGACGACCTCGATCCCGCCGGCCACGTGCTGACCCTCGCCCGCCGGATCGACTCCGCGTCGATCACCCGGCCGTCGCCGCAGCACAGCCCCGAGTCCTTCCGGCGGGTGCTGCACCGCTATTACCGGGCACTGGCCGAGTCGGCCGGCCGGTTCACCGCCGGACTGGCCGTCTGGGAGGGGCTGTCCGCGACCGACCGGAAGCAGTTCGACGAGGCGATGGACGCGCTGCCGGCACACGCCCTCGAGCGTTACGAGGAGCTGTTCCGCCGTCTGGTCGCCGACTTCCCCGAGGTCGCGTGCTGGGCGAGCCAGCGGGAGCACCGGGCCACCCGCGCCGCCCTGGCCGGCCTGGAGGAGACCCTCCGGGCGATCTCCACCGGCCGCGCCCCGGACCAGCGCCGGCAGAGCCTGGCCCGCGCCTACCGCGCCGAGCTGGGCAAGCACATCGTCGAGTCCGGCGACGTGCCCGACGGCCTCCGGGTGCCGGAGCTGGGCGAGGGTTACGTGCCGCCACGCTTCCGGGTGTGCACCGTCCGCTCCGCCGCCCAGGTGAGCGAGGAGTCCTGGTGGGCGGACGTCGCGATCGGCGACGACCTCCAGGAGTTCCTGATCGGGCACCTGACCTCGCCGCAGGCGGTCCGCGCTCCCCTGCTCGTCCTCGGCCAGCCCGGCTCCGGCAAGTCGGTGCTCACCCGCATCCTGGCCGCCCGCCTGCCGGCCGCCGATTTCCTGCCGGTCCGGGTCGTCCTGCGCGACTCCCCGGTTCTCGACGAGGTGCAGGACCAGATCGAGCACGCCATCCGCCAGACCACCGGCGAGCGCGTGGAGTGGCCGGCTCTGGCCCGCTCGGCCGGCGACGCGATGCCGGTCATCCTGCTCGACGGTTTCGACGAGCTGCTCCAGGCCGTCGGCGTGAGCCAGACCGACTATCTGATGAAGGTCGCCCGGTTCCAGCGCCGCGAGGCCGACCAGGGCCGGCCGGTCGCGGTGGTCGTCACCAGCCGGACCGCGGTCGCCGACCGGGCCCGCGCCCCCGAGGAGACCGTGGCACTGCGCCTCGAACCGTTCGACGACGAGCGGGTGGCCGCCTGGCTCGACATCTGGAACCGGACCAACGCCGCGAACTTCGCCGCCGCCCGGCTCCAGCCGCTCACCCCGGAGACGGTGCTCCGGCATCGCGGCCTGACCGGGCAGCCGCTGCTGCTGCTCATGCTCGCGCTCTACGACGCCGACCGGAACGCGCTCCAGCGGGCCGGGGCCGACCTGCGGGCCACCGAGCTCTACGAGCAGCTGCTGCGCAGCTTCGCCCTCCGCGAGATCGGCAAGCACCGGCCCGGCCTGCCGGAGCGCGAGCTGCACGCCGCGGTCGAGAACGAGCTGCGCCGGCTGTCGGTGGTGGCGTTCGCGATGTTCAACCGCTCCGTGCAATGGGTCACCGAGGCGGACCTGGACCGCGACCTCGCGGCCCTGCAGATCTGCGGCCCGGTCGGTCCGGGCGCCGCCGCCGGCATGCGCGCGCCGCTTCCCGAGGCCGAGCTGACGCTCGGCCGCTTCTTCTTCATCCACCGCACCCGGGCCCTGCCGGACGAGACCGCCTTCCAGACGTACGAGTTCCTGCACGCCACCTTCGGCGAGTACCTGGTCGCCCGCCTGACCTGGCAGGTGCTCACCGACCTGGGCGCCCGGGACGCCGCGTCCTCGATGTCGTTCGGCGCGGGTCCCGCCGAGGACGACCTGATGCGGGCCCTGCTGTCGCTCCAGCCGCTCAGCGCCCGCGGCCCGATCCTCGACTTCCTGTCCCAGATCGCCGGCGCCACCCGCGCCGACCGGCGGCAGTCGCTGCGCGAGCTGCTGGTGCGCCTCTACCGCGCGGTCAACCACACGCCGCCCGGGATCCGCTACGCCGACTACCGCCCGCAGGCTCCGAGCGAACCGGCCCGCTACGCGACCTACGCGGCGAACCTGCTCCTGCTGGCCCTCTGCTGCGACCGCGAACTGCTGGGCCGCGAGCTTTATCCCGAGCCGTCGGACCCGGTGGACGACTGGCACGCGCAGACGCTGCTCTGGCGGGCGTTGCTCAGCTCCGAGGGCTGGACCGGTCTGGTGGAAACCATCGGCCTGACCCGCATCCGCGTGGACGGACGCCGCGATCTCCGGCTCACCATCCACGGCTCCACCGAGGTCGTCTTCGATCCCGCCTGGACGTTCCACCTGTTCCCGGAAGCACAGGCGAAGACCTTCCAGCTGGATGTCCTGGGCCTCGACCAGATCCGCCGGAAGGCCCATTTCCAGTGCGGCATCCTCGACGACATGGTGCATCACGTCTTGACGCCGCTCGCCGGGCTGCCCGCACCCCTGGTCAACTCCTTCGTCGAGGGCGAACAACGGGCGTCGGCCGCCCACCTGCTCGTGGACCTGTGGGCGAATCCGTCGGCGGAAACCTGTGAGCGGGTGGTCGATCTGCTGACGGCCGGCCTGCCCTGGACGGAGGAGACCTACCTTTTCGTGCTGTCCGCGCTCCTCGACCGGCTCCAGGCCGGCCGGACCGTCTCGCCGGACCACCTCGGCCACATCCACCGTCGGCTGACCGTAGCCATGGCACCGGTCAGCCTGGCCGCCCGGCGGAAGATCAACGATTGGGCCGAGCGCGAGCTCGACGTCATCGACGATGCGTACCGCCGCCGGAACTGA
- a CDS encoding phosphoketolase family protein yields the protein MTAVLDQLAHPSDTEVVALDAWWRASNYLTVGQIYLQGNPLLREPLTAEHIKPRLLGHWGTSPGLSFVYAHVSRLIKITGQQAIYLAGPGHGGPALVAAGYLEGTYSEIYPKVTQDEAGMLRLFRQFSSPGGIPSHVSVTTPGSIHEGGELGYVLVHAFGSVMDNPDLLTIAVVGDGEAETGPLEGSWKGVSFINPEHDGAVLPILHLNGAKIAGPTVLARKDPAEVRKLLEGHGYEIIEVSGDDLPGMHHRFAEALATAWGRIRSIQTAAREGGWDGHRPRWPLIILRTPKGWTGPETVDGITVGGTWRAHQVPLSGVRDNADHLRLLEEWLRSYRPDELFDATGAPAAPVRDLAPAGDLRMSASPHANGGRLTRDLDLPDFRDYAVEVKTPAAGRAESTRRLGELMRDIYTRNPDRFRLFCPDETNSNRLGAVFEVSDRGFMETVTPEDVKLSRGGRVMEVLSEHNCHGWLEGYTLTGRHGMFATYEAFAMVSASQTIQHGKWLQEAKNLAWRAKVPSLNILLTSTAWRNDHNGFSHQGPGLIQNVLTQRGDVARVYLPPDANTLLSVADHCFRSRSYINLIVIDKQPQLQFLDMDQAVEHCATGAGVWEWAGTDDGTSDPDIVLACAGDVVTMETVAAARILMERLPSLRTRVVNVVDLMTLPRPKDHPHGMSETLFRELFTDHVDVVFAFHGYPGAIHQLVHGRPDADRFRVRGFIEQGTTTTPFDMTVRNRASRYHLVMDAINNARRLPSGATELKAWCEAQLAKHEKYVVEHLEDMPEVRDWSLGDWAQS from the coding sequence GTGACCGCTGTGCTCGACCAGCTCGCCCACCCCTCGGACACCGAGGTGGTCGCTCTCGACGCTTGGTGGCGCGCGAGCAACTACCTCACCGTCGGACAGATCTACCTGCAGGGCAACCCGTTGCTGCGGGAGCCGCTGACCGCCGAGCACATCAAGCCGCGGCTGCTCGGTCACTGGGGCACCAGTCCCGGTCTGTCGTTCGTCTACGCGCACGTCTCCCGGCTCATCAAGATCACCGGTCAGCAGGCCATCTATCTGGCCGGGCCGGGCCACGGCGGCCCCGCGCTGGTGGCCGCGGGCTACCTGGAGGGCACCTACTCCGAGATCTACCCGAAGGTCACCCAGGACGAGGCCGGCATGCTGCGCCTGTTCCGCCAGTTCTCCAGCCCGGGCGGCATCCCCAGCCACGTCTCGGTGACCACGCCCGGCTCCATCCACGAGGGCGGCGAGCTGGGTTACGTGCTGGTGCACGCGTTCGGTTCGGTGATGGACAACCCGGACCTGCTGACCATCGCGGTGGTCGGCGACGGAGAGGCGGAGACCGGCCCCCTGGAGGGCTCGTGGAAGGGCGTCTCGTTCATCAACCCCGAGCACGACGGCGCGGTCCTGCCGATCCTGCACCTCAACGGGGCGAAGATCGCCGGCCCGACCGTGCTGGCCCGCAAGGACCCGGCCGAGGTCCGCAAGCTGCTCGAGGGTCACGGCTACGAGATCATCGAGGTGTCCGGCGACGACCTGCCCGGCATGCACCACCGCTTCGCGGAGGCGCTCGCGACCGCCTGGGGCCGGATCCGATCCATTCAGACCGCGGCACGCGAGGGCGGCTGGGACGGTCACCGCCCGCGCTGGCCTTTGATCATTTTGCGTACGCCCAAAGGCTGGACCGGCCCGGAGACGGTCGACGGGATCACCGTGGGCGGGACGTGGCGGGCGCACCAGGTGCCGCTCTCCGGTGTCCGGGACAACGCGGACCACCTGCGGCTGTTGGAGGAGTGGCTGCGGTCGTACCGGCCGGACGAGCTCTTCGACGCGACCGGCGCACCGGCCGCCCCGGTGCGTGACCTGGCCCCGGCCGGCGACCTGCGGATGAGCGCCAGCCCGCACGCCAACGGCGGCCGTCTCACCAGGGATCTGGACCTGCCCGACTTCCGGGACTACGCGGTCGAGGTGAAGACGCCGGCGGCCGGCCGGGCCGAGTCCACCCGCCGGCTGGGCGAGCTGATGCGCGACATCTACACCCGCAACCCGGACCGGTTCCGGCTGTTCTGCCCGGACGAGACGAACTCGAACCGGCTCGGCGCGGTCTTCGAGGTCTCCGACCGCGGCTTCATGGAGACGGTCACCCCGGAGGACGTGAAGCTCAGCCGCGGCGGCCGGGTGATGGAGGTGCTCTCCGAGCACAACTGCCACGGCTGGCTGGAGGGGTACACGCTGACCGGCCGGCACGGCATGTTCGCCACGTACGAGGCGTTCGCCATGGTCAGCGCGTCGCAGACGATCCAGCACGGCAAGTGGCTCCAGGAGGCCAAGAACCTGGCGTGGCGGGCCAAGGTGCCGAGCCTGAACATCCTGCTCACCTCCACCGCCTGGCGCAACGACCACAACGGCTTCTCGCACCAGGGCCCCGGCCTGATCCAGAACGTGCTGACCCAGCGCGGCGACGTGGCCCGGGTCTACCTGCCGCCGGACGCGAACACGCTGCTCTCGGTCGCCGACCACTGCTTCCGGTCGCGGTCGTACATCAACCTGATCGTGATCGACAAGCAGCCGCAGCTCCAGTTCCTGGACATGGACCAGGCCGTCGAGCACTGCGCCACGGGCGCCGGCGTCTGGGAGTGGGCCGGCACCGACGACGGCACCAGCGACCCGGACATCGTCCTCGCCTGCGCCGGCGACGTGGTCACCATGGAGACGGTGGCCGCCGCCCGGATCCTGATGGAGAGGCTGCCGTCGCTGCGGACCCGGGTGGTCAACGTGGTCGACCTGATGACGCTGCCGCGGCCCAAGGACCACCCGCACGGCATGAGCGAGACCCTGTTCCGCGAGCTGTTCACCGACCACGTGGACGTGGTGTTCGCCTTCCACGGCTACCCGGGCGCCATCCACCAGCTGGTGCACGGCCGGCCGGACGCCGACCGGTTCCGGGTGCGCGGCTTCATCGAGCAGGGGACCACCACCACGCCGTTCGACATGACGGTGCGCAACCGGGCGTCCCGCTACCACCTGGTGATGGACGCGATCAACAACGCCAGGCGGCTGCCGAGCGGCGCGACCGAGCTCAAGGCCTGGTGCGAGGCCCAGCTTGCGAAGCACGAGAAGTACGTCGTCGAGCACCTGGAGGACATGCCCGAGGTGCGGGATTGGTCACTCGGCGACTGGGCGCAGAGTTGA
- a CDS encoding enoyl-CoA hydratase-related protein: MPTLDRQDDVFILDLGDTENRFHPDWLTAVHTALDEVEKADGARALVTTATGKFFSNGLDLEWLGANGDKFQEYAISVHALFARVLALPLPTVAALQGHTFAAGAMLSLAHDFRVMRADRGYWCLPEVAISIPFTPAMSALIQSRLTPKAAHEAMTTGRRYGGEDALAAGIVDHAAPQDAVLPTAVKIAGTLAANAGDTLGTIKARMYAPALTLLRDRANPLG, from the coding sequence ATGCCCACGCTCGACCGTCAGGACGACGTCTTCATCCTCGACCTCGGGGACACCGAGAACCGGTTCCACCCCGACTGGCTCACCGCCGTGCACACCGCCCTCGACGAGGTGGAGAAAGCCGACGGCGCGCGGGCGCTGGTCACCACCGCGACCGGCAAGTTCTTCTCGAACGGTCTCGACCTCGAGTGGCTGGGCGCCAACGGCGACAAGTTCCAGGAGTACGCGATCTCGGTGCACGCGCTCTTCGCCCGGGTCCTCGCCCTGCCGCTGCCCACCGTCGCCGCTCTCCAGGGGCACACCTTCGCGGCCGGCGCGATGCTCTCGCTCGCGCACGACTTCCGGGTGATGCGCGCCGACCGGGGCTACTGGTGCCTGCCCGAGGTGGCGATCAGCATCCCGTTCACCCCGGCCATGTCCGCGCTGATCCAGAGCCGGCTCACGCCGAAGGCGGCGCACGAGGCGATGACCACCGGCCGCCGGTACGGCGGGGAGGACGCCCTGGCCGCCGGGATCGTCGACCACGCGGCGCCGCAGGACGCGGTGCTGCCCACCGCCGTCAAGATCGCCGGGACGCTGGCCGCCAACGCCGGCGACACGCTCGGCACGATCAAGGCCCGGATGTACGCCCCGGCCCTGACCCTGCTGCGCGACCGGGCGAATCCCCTGGGCTGA
- a CDS encoding NACHT domain-containing protein — MARSPSYSEAVRLLGGQDSKVVAALDKLTGGLLLAATPAVPALLGLFDAKAELVRLSHELVRAFSERRGGLSRHSRTRRLEAAHTVLVVAAFFEALAGADLPIPFRDLGLSSGEQLRLAGVGNVPVSPADEFWGRLNEADLLLPSPQEAPEDYRARLHDHYRSMARALSRFTTGLAVGERWSDSRREQFADALAEVPGRACSRYEESFRRLAADFPEVACWVSQREHRATRAALAGLEETLQAISTGRAPDQRRQGLARAYRADLGRLIVESGDVPDGIRVPALAEGYVPPRFRAASVAAATPISEESWWDDFPVRDDLQEFLIGHLTSPQAVDAPLLILGQPGAGKSVLTRILAARLPAADFLPVRVVLRDVPAADSVQNQIEHAVRDAIGDRVEWPALARSAGDAMPVILLDGFDELLQAIGVSQTDYLRRVARFQEREAEQGRPVAVIVTSRTAVANRARTPEKTVALRLEPFDEERITAWLGVWNSLNAPAFAARGLAPLAPEAVLAHRGLAAQPLLLLMLALYDADGNALQRLGGELRAHQLYEQLLRTFASREIVKHRPDLPDHDLPAAVENELQRLAVVAFAMINRAALWVTESDLEQDLAALLGPSPSPAGAGLRTPLGGAELTLGRFFFIHRARAAQDDARLETYEFLHATFGEFLVARFICLVLRDMAAREGASTMPFGSARADDDLLRALLSFQSLSLRGPIIEFLEAMAGPADPGERRVLETVLTRLYRTVDHTLPGTRYAGYRPASPGEPARYAAYSANLLLLLLSAGGPVRASDLYPGHPDVVHAWRAQAMLWCSQLGPDGWTSLSETIDAERFWDGDRRDLRLRLSVGQGAPSIDATWTFGVTRDSPYLASTYHNLAPELIRRRANLLCDPDTDVLSHALEPLAGALDIAVNTFVRVSEDTMPSAVHALLDLWVRPSPEGYRRCAEIAASDFPPWEDDDYLRYASLVLARLRGDDRVTAETAVDVLERILGSGRVRVRNAVAAAAIQVRAVFPDDAAVAGLMDRLRRLRE; from the coding sequence ATGGCTCGGTCCCCCAGCTATTCGGAAGCGGTCCGGCTGCTCGGCGGCCAGGACAGCAAGGTCGTCGCCGCCCTCGACAAGCTCACCGGCGGGCTGCTGCTCGCCGCGACACCGGCGGTCCCCGCGCTGCTGGGACTCTTCGACGCCAAGGCGGAGCTCGTCCGTCTCAGCCATGAACTGGTGCGGGCCTTCTCCGAGCGGCGCGGCGGCCTGTCCCGCCACAGCCGGACCCGGCGGCTGGAGGCCGCCCACACGGTCCTGGTGGTCGCCGCGTTCTTCGAGGCCCTGGCCGGGGCCGACCTGCCGATCCCGTTCCGGGACCTGGGACTGAGCAGCGGCGAGCAGCTGCGCCTCGCCGGCGTCGGCAACGTTCCGGTCTCTCCCGCCGACGAGTTCTGGGGCCGGCTGAACGAGGCCGACCTGCTGCTCCCCTCGCCGCAGGAGGCGCCCGAGGACTACCGGGCGCGTCTGCACGACCACTACCGCTCCATGGCTCGGGCGCTGAGCCGGTTCACCACCGGCCTCGCCGTCGGCGAGCGATGGTCCGACAGCCGGCGCGAGCAGTTCGCGGACGCGCTGGCCGAGGTGCCCGGCCGCGCCTGCTCCCGCTACGAGGAGTCGTTCCGCCGCCTCGCCGCGGACTTCCCCGAGGTGGCCTGCTGGGTGAGCCAGCGGGAACACCGAGCCACCCGGGCCGCCCTGGCCGGCCTCGAGGAGACCCTGCAAGCGATCTCCACCGGCCGCGCCCCGGACCAGCGCCGACAGGGTCTGGCCCGCGCCTACCGCGCCGACCTCGGGCGGCTCATCGTCGAGTCCGGCGACGTGCCCGACGGCATCCGGGTACCGGCGCTGGCCGAGGGCTACGTGCCACCCCGCTTCCGGGCCGCCTCGGTCGCCGCGGCCACCCCGATCAGCGAGGAGTCCTGGTGGGACGACTTCCCGGTGCGGGACGATCTGCAGGAGTTCTTGATCGGGCACTTGACCTCACCGCAGGCCGTCGACGCTCCCCTGCTGATTCTCGGTCAGCCCGGCGCCGGCAAATCGGTCCTCACCCGGATCCTCGCCGCCCGGCTGCCGGCTGCCGACTTCCTGCCGGTCCGGGTCGTCCTGCGCGACGTGCCCGCCGCCGACAGCGTGCAGAACCAGATCGAACACGCCGTCCGGGACGCCATCGGGGATCGGGTGGAGTGGCCGGCCCTGGCCCGCTCGGCCGGCGACGCGATGCCGGTCATCCTGCTGGACGGCTTCGACGAGTTGCTGCAAGCGATCGGCGTGAGCCAGACCGACTACCTGAGGCGGGTGGCCCGCTTCCAGGAGCGGGAGGCTGAGCAGGGCCGTCCGGTCGCGGTGATCGTCACCAGCCGCACCGCCGTCGCCAACCGGGCCCGCACGCCGGAGAAGACCGTCGCGCTGCGCCTGGAGCCGTTCGACGAGGAGCGGATCACCGCCTGGCTCGGGGTCTGGAACTCCCTCAACGCGCCGGCCTTCGCCGCCCGCGGCCTCGCGCCGCTCGCCCCCGAGGCGGTGCTCGCCCACCGCGGCCTCGCCGCGCAGCCACTGCTGTTGCTCATGCTCGCCCTCTACGACGCGGACGGCAACGCGTTGCAGCGCCTCGGCGGCGAGCTGCGCGCCCATCAGCTCTACGAACAGTTGCTGCGCACCTTCGCGTCCCGCGAGATCGTCAAGCACCGGCCCGATCTCCCGGATCACGACCTGCCGGCGGCCGTCGAGAACGAATTGCAGCGACTCGCGGTGGTGGCGTTCGCGATGATCAATCGGGCCGCCCTCTGGGTGACCGAGAGTGACCTGGAGCAGGATCTGGCGGCCCTGCTCGGCCCGAGCCCTTCCCCGGCCGGGGCCGGCCTGCGCACCCCGTTGGGCGGCGCGGAGCTGACGCTCGGCCGGTTCTTCTTCATCCACCGGGCACGGGCCGCTCAGGACGATGCCCGCCTGGAGACCTACGAGTTCCTGCACGCCACCTTCGGCGAGTTCCTGGTCGCCCGGTTCATCTGCCTGGTGCTGCGCGACATGGCCGCGCGGGAGGGCGCCTCGACCATGCCGTTCGGCTCCGCCCGGGCCGATGACGATCTTCTGCGCGCGCTGTTGTCGTTCCAGTCGCTCAGTCTGCGGGGGCCGATCATCGAGTTCCTGGAGGCGATGGCGGGCCCGGCCGATCCGGGCGAGCGGCGGGTGCTGGAGACGGTGCTGACCCGGCTCTACCGCACCGTCGACCACACCCTGCCCGGGACTCGGTACGCCGGCTACCGGCCGGCCTCCCCGGGCGAGCCGGCACGATATGCGGCCTACTCCGCGAACCTGCTGCTGCTCCTGCTCAGTGCCGGCGGCCCGGTCCGGGCCAGCGACCTTTACCCGGGGCACCCGGACGTGGTGCACGCGTGGCGCGCCCAGGCGATGCTGTGGTGTTCTCAGCTCGGCCCGGACGGCTGGACCAGCCTGTCGGAAACGATCGACGCCGAACGGTTCTGGGACGGCGACCGGCGCGACCTGCGGCTGCGCCTGTCCGTGGGACAGGGTGCCCCGTCCATCGACGCGACCTGGACGTTCGGGGTGACGCGGGACAGCCCCTATCTCGCGTCGACCTATCACAACCTCGCTCCGGAGCTGATCCGCCGCCGCGCCAACCTGCTCTGCGACCCCGACACGGATGTGCTCAGTCACGCGTTGGAGCCGCTGGCCGGCGCGCTGGACATCGCCGTCAACACCTTCGTGCGGGTGTCCGAGGACACCATGCCGTCCGCCGTGCACGCTCTGCTGGATCTGTGGGTGCGTCCGTCGCCCGAGGGCTACCGGCGCTGCGCCGAGATCGCCGCCTCCGACTTTCCACCGTGGGAGGACGACGACTACCTCCGATACGCGTCACTGGTCCTGGCCCGGCTCCGTGGCGACGACCGGGTCACCGCGGAGACCGCCGTGGACGTGCTGGAGCGCATCCTCGGGTCCGGCCGCGTGCGGGTGCGGAATGCGGTGGCAGCCGCGGCGATACAGGTCCGCGCGGTATTCCCGGACGATGCGGCGGTCGCCGGGCTGATGGACCGCCTCCGCCGCCTGCGGGAGTGA
- a CDS encoding peptidoglycan-binding domain-containing protein, with amino-acid sequence MPTLQYLLQAHGHTVTVDGVFGAQTGDAVRAYQRAKGIPDNGIVCAETWQALIMDVRPGARGNAVRGVQHEFRQRRGSGADPDGVYGPVTESAVRAFQSEAGLIVDGVVGRKTWQALVCGVGSRSLQQAA; translated from the coding sequence GTGCCCACCCTGCAATACCTGCTGCAGGCCCACGGGCACACGGTCACGGTGGACGGCGTCTTCGGCGCCCAGACCGGCGACGCGGTACGCGCTTACCAGCGCGCGAAGGGAATCCCCGACAACGGCATCGTCTGCGCCGAGACGTGGCAGGCCCTGATCATGGACGTCCGGCCCGGCGCGCGGGGCAACGCGGTGCGCGGCGTGCAGCACGAGTTCCGCCAGCGCCGCGGCTCCGGCGCCGACCCGGACGGGGTCTACGGCCCGGTCACCGAGTCGGCGGTCCGCGCGTTCCAGTCCGAGGCCGGGCTCATCGTCGACGGCGTCGTCGGGCGCAAGACCTGGCAGGCCCTGGTCTGCGGCGTCGGCAGCCGATCGCTCCAGCAGGCCGCCTGA
- a CDS encoding FAD-dependent monooxygenase — protein sequence MPAVRKVLVVGAGISGAAAAIRLAAGGVAVDVIEMLPEAGAAGSGITLQGNALRVLRELGVWDRLRARGHGFDSLGIRAPDAHGTLLAEVTDSRTGGADLPATFGTYRPVLARLLLDRAAQAGARIRFGTSFTAIRPDDDGVDVTLTDHRTARYDLVIGADGLRSAVRREIGVDLVTREVGIEIWRVVTARPPSVERTDLIFGGPAYIAGYCPTGPDSMYAYLAEAPRHRGPLSPAESLEVVRSLAAGYHGPWDEIAFTDPAGINFTKFRAHLLDGPWNRGRVVLIGDAAHTSPPTLAQGAAMSLEDAAVLGELLLSATKVDDTLWKEFTARRLERVRTVVDASLEMCRWLLEGVRGDVPGLHARVAALVSRRA from the coding sequence GTGCCCGCAGTCCGCAAGGTCCTCGTCGTCGGCGCCGGCATCTCCGGAGCGGCGGCGGCCATCCGGCTCGCGGCCGGCGGCGTCGCGGTCGACGTGATCGAGATGCTGCCCGAGGCGGGCGCCGCCGGCTCCGGCATCACGTTGCAGGGCAACGCGCTGCGCGTGCTGCGCGAGCTGGGCGTCTGGGATCGGTTGCGGGCGCGGGGGCACGGTTTCGATTCGCTCGGGATCAGGGCGCCGGACGCGCACGGGACGCTGCTGGCCGAGGTGACCGATTCCCGTACGGGTGGAGCCGACCTGCCCGCGACCTTCGGCACGTATCGTCCGGTTCTCGCCCGTCTCCTGCTGGACCGCGCGGCGCAGGCCGGCGCCCGGATCCGGTTCGGCACCAGCTTCACCGCGATCCGGCCGGACGACGACGGTGTCGACGTGACCCTGACCGATCACCGCACCGCCCGCTACGACCTGGTGATCGGCGCCGACGGGCTGCGCTCGGCGGTCCGCCGGGAGATCGGCGTCGACCTGGTCACCCGCGAGGTCGGGATCGAGATCTGGCGGGTGGTCACCGCCCGGCCGCCCTCGGTCGAGCGGACCGACCTGATCTTCGGCGGCCCGGCCTACATCGCCGGGTACTGCCCGACCGGGCCCGACTCGATGTACGCCTACCTGGCCGAGGCGCCCCGGCACCGCGGCCCGCTGAGCCCGGCGGAGTCACTGGAGGTGGTGCGGTCGCTGGCCGCCGGGTACCACGGGCCGTGGGACGAGATCGCGTTCACCGACCCGGCCGGGATCAACTTCACCAAGTTCCGGGCGCACCTGCTGGACGGCCCGTGGAACCGGGGGCGGGTGGTGCTGATCGGGGACGCGGCGCACACCTCGCCACCGACCCTGGCGCAGGGTGCGGCCATGTCGCTGGAGGACGCGGCGGTGCTCGGGGAGTTGCTGCTGTCCGCGACGAAGGTCGACGACACGCTGTGGAAGGAGTTCACCGCCCGCCGCCTGGAGCGGGTGCGGACGGTGGTCGACGCTTCCCTGGAGATGTGCCGGTGGTTGCTGGAGGGCGTGCGCGGCGACGTGCCGGGGCTGCACGCCCGGGTGGCGGCGCTGGTCTCGCGGCGCGCCTGA